Within the Maridesulfovibrio zosterae DSM 11974 genome, the region TGGCTGATGAAGTTCGTAAGCTTGCAGAAAAGACTATCGGTGCAACTGATGAAGTTGAGTCTAGCATTAATGGAATTCAGACGCGTGCACGTGAAAATGTGAAAGGGATGGATGATACTGTGGATGCTGTTAAGAGTGCCACAGAGTTGTCTCGCTCTTCCGGTGAAATGCTTGATGAAATTGTTGATCTTGCACGTAATTCTGCTGATCAGATTCGGTCGATCGCTACAGCTGCAGAAGAGCAGTCTGCGACTTCTGATGAAATCAATCGTAGTGTAAGCGAAATTGATTCTATGACAGAAGCGAATGCACGTAACAGTCATATGGCAGCAGAAGGAACTCAGTCGCTTTCAGAAGAAGTGCAAGAACTGTTAAATCTTGTTGAGGAACTTCGTAGCGAAGAGTAATATAGTCTAAAATATATAAGCAGGGGGTTCTACCCCTGCTTATATAAAGGCAATGCTAACAGCAGGAGATCTCTATGAACTCTAATCTTGTGCAGGTTGTTAAAAAACATCTTCGTGATGAGGTTGGAGTAGATCCTGAAAAACTTGATGATTTTATTAAAGAGTCATCCGGACACCTTAAAAATATTTTGATGATTCTTGATGATGCTATAGATGAAGGCGACTTTGAAGAAATAATTGTTAATGCTCATAAGTTGCGTGGAGCATTATGTAATGTAG harbors:
- a CDS encoding Hpt domain-containing protein, encoding MNSNLVQVVKKHLRDEVGVDPEKLDDFIKESSGHLKNILMILDDAIDEGDFEEIIVNAHKLRGALCNVGLADLSLVAKSIEITAASNTPAYLCCYVMRLQKELKVFFQ